In Diabrotica undecimpunctata isolate CICGRU chromosome 9, icDiaUnde3, whole genome shotgun sequence, the DNA window gcggTCTTTGTTGTCTGTAGGAGATCTCCAAGTCTATAATCTGAGTCTGCATAATCTTAGTCCGTCACTGAGTGGTTATATAGAAATTCAAACAGgcatttaaaaaataagaaaaaaaaacaaaattgggcAAAAAGACCAAAAAGGATTGGTCTATTTGGTAATGAAAAATCTACTTTTCCACCAGTAAAACGCTTCTACCCACAAGTCCTTTATTAAATAATGCCATCGATGATTCTTCTTTAGatctctaaggaggttggtaatcataaTGATCACTTTTACTTTTGACACGGCAACTCTGAATAGTTTTATGGAGCTACAGTCGTTTGGTAATTGTCCAAAAGATtcagaaactgttttcttgtagtATGTCCAAGCCAGGCATTACATTTACACGCGATGaagtcacaattgattgtaacGAAAATTGTTTATTACAATTATCATAATTGTTTATGTAGGAAATATCAGAAAAATCTTGTTAGTTAATTAAAGCAGCAAACAATGAAATGAAATATATGATtgtaaataatgaaaaaatcgattGGCATAACTCATAAATTATTCTCAAATCTAAAGAAACACTCTTATCCTATGAAGTGGTGGATTGGCAGGTAGTAAGTCAGCTAAGCGTCGCCGTGCAGCAACGAATGATCGATGGCAGTCGAGGAGAAAAATGATGTCTTCGACGACTTGATGGTAGATAAATTGCGTATAcatttattaaagaaattgatattgtaaaacattttatttcaagAATTAGGGGTTCAAATTAATGGTTTTCCCGAAAACATGTGATGATTTAGATATGTGGTTTTCTGATTCGACAAACATATGAATATGCCAATTTTACCGTGGGAATTCTATAAAAGTAGCTTTTAAATAAGAATTTACTagaattttatgttaaaatattaaaaaataaaatatttaagtacttttccaaaaaataataactgaaaaaaaACTTACACGCAAGTCTCATAGGTTATAATCTGTTGAAAATCTTCGACATTAACAATATACTTCCTGTTCTTCTTAATATCGAAAGCTACTTTCGGTGTCATGGATATTTTCTTGGTCCTACACATATTTTCTTCAATTTCTGGAGCTCGTAGAAGATCACTGGTAAAATCAAAGGCGGGCGCAATCACAGATCCTGCAAGGTAGCCgaattgttttttgtttcttttgagCAGTCTTTTTATAGCAATCTTCGGATATGCGGTGGAATTCGTACAAAGTTGGTTGAGGTCACATACAGTCTTTTTGGGGATAAATCGTCGTTTTGTTAGTAGAGCTGATTTTTGTGTTTTcgtctaaaataataaaaaaaatctaaatcttaaaacagaaaaacatataACTAAATTTAAAATGGAATTTGTTGGTTATGCTTTCAGACAGTATGATAAATATCTTTGATACATTTAGAAGAAAGGACAAGAAGGTTGGAGCTAATTTAAATCTTTATAAAAAGATAagaaaataagtaaaatatcaaCAAAACGCCGCATATGAGCACACTAATATTTGAAGATAGCAACGAAACCCAAAATACAGCGAAATAAAATTAGAGTCACTctgtaatttgaatttatttctgaaattaatattataacGTTTTTGTCCTTCAAAGTAATGAAAATGAACAATTATTTTCCTATGTTATACTAAATATTGACAAGGGACAATTTGAATTTgatgtgatttttttttcttgaaacaaaggaaattttaagaacttcaacACTGAATATTTCCTCCTCTGgcagtgataacagcttgtaAACGACGAGGCTGGCTTTGGATCAGATTGTCGATCCATTCTACGGAAGATTGTCCCGTTGCTGCACCAGTATGCCCtcatctcatcccaaacatgttaTATGGGATTTATATTTGGACTGCGGGAAAATCAAACAAATTGTGTGATAGTTGAAGATACTTAGTAACTATCCGAGCAGTGTGGG includes these proteins:
- the LOC140450034 gene encoding protein spaetzle-like, coding for MYLNISTFCITLSFLIIVVFATKTQKSALLTKRRFIPKKTVCDLNQLCTNSTAYPKIAIKRLLKRNKKQFGYLAGSVIAPAFDFTSDLLRAPEIEENMCRTKKISMTPKVAFDIKKNRKYIVNVEDFQQIITYETCVDLGESCFGNSAIPNDFETLCKQAYTVVRLLSVTHTGKLEYSYFPVPSTCVCSYRKLNDYG